In the genome of Thiorhodovibrio winogradskyi, the window ACTAATTCATCATAGTGAACGTTCATCTGTTTTGCCTTTCTTCAGCGGATAATTTGTAATCACAGTGATCGTGACGCCTTGGACAGTCACAACTGTTTTTATTGGATACCTGAACCCAGTTACATTATTGATAATTTCATGTCCACCTTCAGATAAATCAATATCCGACAGAATCTCACGAATAACGTGTTCAGGGATTTTATAGAGCTTTGCTCTTCTCCTCGCATGTCGTGAAAATTCAATAACTATTTGCTTTATTAATTAGTAAGCTTTTTGCCTAACTTCAGCCTCAGCCGCCGCGAGCGGTCGGACTGGAGGCCATCGTTAGGCGATTGATTTAGTGCGTGGAAAACAATTCCATCCGGACCCCTTTAATCTTTAAAATCAGTATCGGTCATTACCACCGCCCGTGGAGCGCCACTGAAAAATGCCTTTCATCTCAAAAGCGACAGCGGTTTCTGGATCAACTTGTTATCCAGAAACCGCTGTCGCTTTTGATATCATATATTTTGGAATTTTTCAGTGACATTCATTAGGACGGTCATTATCATGTTACGTTTGATGTCGCATTACACTTTATGAATCCAACGCCAGCCTCAGCCGCCGCGAGCGTAGCGAGCAGTCGGACTGGAGGCCATCGTTAGCTCCCCAATGCGCGGGAGCAACCACACAAAAACAGTAACTTAAGTCAAGTTACTGTAACTTCTCAATCTCTCATGGCACCGCGCCGCCTGTCGCCGCGGCACGCTCGCGAATGATGTCAGGCAACGGCGGGATGTTGTGATGCCCTCCAATGCGATCACCGAGGTAGTCCCAGAAGGAAATGCCGAGCTTGCGGCAAGTCTGTTTCAAGCTGGCAAAGCCGTCGCGACAGCGTTTGCCGAGTTCGCTGCGCGTCCCGCCGCTGATCTTGCGCCACTTCACATAGCCACGGATGTCACCCTCGGAGCCGTTGGTATGCAGCACGATCTCCGGGCGTTTTAGAACCAGCAGCAGTTTCTGCTTGTGACGGTGCAGGCGTTTGAGCGTCTGATTGAGGGTGGCAAAGGAGGTCTGCTCAGTGAAGATCGTCTCAAAGCGCGCCTCAAGGACCGGGATTAACGCGGGATCGGGATCACGCTGATAGGCCTTAAGGTCGGCATACAGATCCCAGATCTGCCCGCGCACCCGCGCTTGGTCCAGACGATGTTGGTCATTGAGCGGGATGAGCTTATGCACCAGCCGCTCGGCATGCACCCAGCACAGCGCATGGAGCAGGATGGCGAATTGCCCGGCTCCGTCACTGACGATCACCAAATCCAGGGAGAAGCCCTTGTCGATCAATCCGCCAAGCAAGGCGCCCTCGGTGGCGATGCGCCGATGGCGCTCGCGGGTGATCCCCAAGGCGTCGAGATGCGCTTCCCAGGCCGTGGTGCCGGTGATGGTCATCTGGGGATATGCTTGCAAGCGGCGCAATGGCTCTTTGGGCAGATGCTCCTCGCTCAAGTAGGTCAGGGCATGAGGGGTGAGCGCGTAGGTGATGCCCCCGGCATGCAGCAGCTGGAGGAAGTTAATGCGACTCTTGCTACCGGTGCTGGCAAACCACGCGAACCAGTCATTGCCGATCTGGGTGACATAGCCGTTGTGGCCTTGATGGCGCGCGCCGGAATCGTCCACCGTGATGTAGCGGCTAACTTCCAAGCCCGTGGTCAGCAGTTGGTCCTTCTCCGCGAAGAAGTCCTCATTGCCACCGCTGAGCAGGGCGTCGACCTGGCCCACGGAGATGTCGATGCCCCATTCCCGCAGCTGCTCGTGCAGCAGGGGCTGGGTGACATGGCAGTGGTGATATTGATAGAGCATGTAGCGACGCAGCTCGGCGCCGAAGTGCTTGCCGTTGAGACTGGTGGGCAATTCCCCACCTGATTAGTGAGCTTCCTCAGCACCCCGAAGCCACAGCTCAGATCGTGCTCCGATTGTGGCCGCTGCGACGAGCAAGCGGTTGTGAATGGTATCGAGATGGAACCGGCGATTAAACCGGTAAGCGAAGGTGGCCAAGTAACGGCTGGCGTATTTGCTGAAATCAAAGGCATGATAGGCCCCACCAAAGCTGGTCTTGAGATTGCCCAGAATGGTATTGATCCAATTGAATTCCGGAAGATCCTTGGGTTTGAGACCGCCAACCACGATAGCATTGTGCAGACAGCCGGCGTCGGTGACACCGTTAAAGCACGCCAACCCATCGGAGGTGACCAGACAGCCAGGGCTCAGGTTGCTCGCCGCCCACTCGCTAATGGCCTTGCGGGTAAACCCCGGTACCGGCGTCATTTTCGCGTACTGCGGATGCCCCTCTGGCGTCAGCGACACCGCCGCGACGAAGGGCACCTTGTTCTCCGAGCCGCGCCCGGCCTTACCGCCCGTCAACTCCCCGCCAAGGTAGACATCATCGACTTGAACATCCCCCGCAAGGGTATAGGCGCTGTCGCGTTCGCTCCGTGCCTGCATGAGCTTGTGCTGGATCAGCCAGGCGGTACGATAACTGACACCGACTTGGCGCTTCAGGGCCAAGGCGGACAGTCCGGTCTTGGCCTGGCTGATCAAATAGATCGCCAGAAACCAAACCGTCAGCGCCAGATGGGTGCTTTGAAACAGGGTGCCGGCGATCAGCGAGGTTTGCTTGCGACAGGCCTGGCATTGAAAGAGTTTGTGGGTGCCGCCTCGGAGAATATAGGCGTTCGCATGGCCGCACTCAGGGCAGCGGAACCCCTCGGGCCAGCGCGCCTGCTCCAGCGCACGCTGGCACTGCGCTTCGGTGCCGAATTGCGCGAGAAAGCTCGGCAGTGACAGCCCGGGTTGGAATTGAACGCGATTGATCGGCATGCGCTTGGTCCTGCAATGAGAGAAGGTAACTCAGTGTGCGCCTTTTTTCAGACTGGCGTCGAGAAACTGGTTTAGCTGAGGAAGCTCACTAATCAGGATTCCCCAAGCAGATATTCACCCTCAGGGGTCTGCCACACTTCCAAGCGATAGCAGGTGTTGTGCGCTTGGATGCGCAGGTCTTGGACGACGAAGTCGCGATAGCCCTTGAAGCGTGAGTCTTCGGGAACCGCAACCGATGGCGCGACGGCGAGTGTCTCGTGAATCGGCAGTTGCTCGGTTTTGTTGCGCTTGGAGGAGCCGGGACGCTTGGGCGGTGGGCGCTCATCGCCGCCTTCTTCACCATCGCCGCTTGCTTGGGTATCGCTGCTTGCTTGCGTATCGCTGCTTGCTTGGGTATCGCCGCTGGCTTGACCATCGCTGTTCGCTCCACCGTCTCGGTCTCCGTCTTCAGCGTCAGTATCGGTATCATCGCCGGTCTTGGTCCCTTGTTCCATTCCGCTGGGCTTGAACTTGGGCTTGGTCTTTTGTCCTTTCAGCACCGCGATTTCATCGCGCAATTGCTGAATTTTCTCCGCTTGTCGATGCGTCTGCTCAAGCAGTCGTTCGATCTGTGCCAACAACTGTTCCACCAGCGGCGTGCGCTCGGATGCAGCAACCCTCGGAAGTGGATCGTTACCAGGCATGGGACGGAATGAATGGCTCGTTGTGGCGGTTTCTTGTCAAGGATTCAACCTTATCTTGCAGGGCGAAACCGTGCTAGCCCTAATTGACAAGCCGTAGAAGTATTTACCCTCGATTCTGGACATTTCCGTCCGACTCGTTCAAACTGCCTGCCTATGTTGATTGACGAGGCAGCCCCCTGAACTTGCACGACATCACCCTGCGTGCGGTCGCCCCAGATGAAGAGGCGCGCTTCAAAGCATTGCTCGAGGCGTATCACTACCTGGGCGCGGCGGCAAAAATCGGTCACACCCTCTGGTATGTCGCCATCTGGCGGGATCAGTGGTTGGCGTTGCTGGTGCTGAGCGCCGCGGCCTGGAAGTGCGCGGCGCGCGATCAGTGGATCGGCTGGGATCGCCGCTACCAGTTCGACCGCCTGCATCTGATCGCCAACAACGCCCGCTTTCTCATTCTGCCCCAGTGGCATGTGCCCAATCTCGCCTCCAAGGTGCTGTCGCTGTGCGAGCGCCAGGTCAGCACTGATTGGCAGACCCGCTTCGGTTATCCGCTGTGGTTGCTGGAAACCTTCGTCGATCCGCGCCGCTTTACCGGCACCTGCTATCGCGCGGCCAACTGGCTGGAGGTCGGGCAGACGCGCGGGTACCGACGCACGCGCGCCGGCTACAGCCAGCAGCCCGATGGCGCCAAGCGGGTGTTTGTCCGCCCCTTGATCGGGCAGGTCCAAGCACGCTTGTCCGACCCAAGACTCGATTCCCAGTATCGCTATGGAGCCCCAAAACTCATGATCTCCGCACAACAGATGCGTTCGCTTCCTGCGTTCTTTGCCGATGTCCCTGATCCGCGTCGCGGCCAAGGCCGGCGTCATCCCTTGCCGGTGGTTCTTGCGATCTCCGCTGCGGCGGTGCTGTGCGGGGCGCGTGGTTATAAGGCCATCGCCGCTTGGGCGAAGGATCTCAGCCAGGCGGCCCGGGCGCGCTTTGGTTGCCGTTATCGCAACGGTCGCTATGAGGTGCCCAGCCGCACGCGCATCCGCGATGTCCTCACCCGGGTCGATCCCGACGCCCTTGATGGGGCGCTGCAGGGCTGGAATGCGCAGATGGGCGCCGAGGACGAGGGCCTGGCCATTGATGGCAAGACGATGTGCAATGCCATCGATGCCGAGGGTCGCCAAACCCACATCCTCGGTGTCGTTGGACATGACTCCAAGGTCTGTCACACCCAAAAAAAGTCGGTGCTTTGCCTGTCAATGGCAGTGATGAACTGAAGCAAACCAACGAGATCGGGATGGCCATCCCGGTGCTCGACTCCCTCGACCTCACTGACAAGACCCTCACCACCGACGCCCTGCTCACCCAGCGCACGCTCGCTGAGTATCTCATCGAACGGGGCGCGCATTACGTCTTTATCGCCAAAGAGAATCAGCCCACGCTGGTTGCCGACATCCGCCTGCTTTTCCAGGCGCGGGGCGAGCCGGATTTTCGCGAGTCATCGGACCTTGCGCATGGGCGTATCGAAAGCCGCGCGATTTGGACCTCCACGGCGCTGAACAACTATCTCGATTTCCCCCATGTCGGGCAGGTCTTCGCCATTGAGCGCACCACCACTGAGAAAAAAACCGACAAGACCTCCGTCGAGACAGTCTTCGGCGTCACGGATCATACCCCTGAGAGTGCAAGCCCTAAGCGCCTGCTCGCCTTCAACCGTGGGCACTGGGGCGTTGAAGCCCATCACTGGATCCTCGACTGGAACTGGGATGAGGATCGCTGCACCATCCGCACCGGCCATGGACCAGAAAACATGACCCGACTGCGCCGGTTTGCCGCCGGTCTGATCAAAACGAAATCCAAGGATTCCGTGGCAGCCACCATCGAGAAGCTCGCGCGCAAAGTCCGCCGTGTCTTCGATTATCTGGGCATGACGGCAAACTCAATGCCCCGCGCTGCCCGTGTCGCGCCTGTTGGTTAGAACGGATTTGCCGTGCCTTATCTTGCTAGCCAGCTGTTATCTTTGCCATTGCTTTTTGAGAAGTTACAAGTTACTTGGAAGACGATTGATTCTGCGTTAAGGTGATTTCAACTAATAAAGCTACCATAATTTAGCCTCTTGAAGGCTTTTTCTGACTCAGAACATGGGTAATAATGGAAGCCTTTCTGATTGTTGGAGAGTTTTTAAGAAATGGCGCTACCATCAAACTCGTTGCCCACCTGCGAACATGTTGCGGACATCCGATTCGCGGCCTCGAAAATGCACGGTTGCGAGCGTCGTGCCTTTGTCGCTGAGATGACCCTGAAATACTGCGCAGGCAGCGCGCGAAAAGCCGAGTCGCTGTTTGGCTGGGGGCGCGAGATGGTGGAAACGGGTCTCGGCGAGGCGCGCACTGGAGTCGTGTGTCTGAGTGCCAAGCCCTTGACGACTGGAAGGAAGCGCTGGGAAGAGAACTATCCCGAAGCGGCAGCGGATTTGCGTCGACTCGCCGAGGAGCACGCCCAGCAGGAGCCAAGCTTCACCAGCACCGTGGCCTTTACCCGGCTGACGGCGGCACAAGCGCGCCAGCGGCTGCGTGAACTCGGTTATCCGCAGGAGGCTCTGCCCGCACGCGGCACGCTGGCTAGAATCCTCAATCGACTGGGGTATCGTTTGCGTCGCGTTGTCAAAGCCAAGCCAAAAAAAAAGATTCCGCAGACCAACGATATCTTCATCAACATCAAGAAGAAAGACGCCGCCAACCAAGTGCTGGGCGCCAAACGCATCAGCGTTGACTGCAAGGCGACCGTGAAACTTGGGCCGTTCTCGCGCGGTGGGTTAACGCGCGGCAACCAGCGCGCCTGTGATCACGACATGGGCGATAACGGAAAGCATCCCCCTTGCGGCATCCTTGATGAAGACACCGGGCAACTCACCATCCACTTCGGAAGTTCAGCAAAAACCAGCGACTTCATTGTCGATGCCTTGCAGGCGTGGTGGGAGCGGCTCCCTCTTGCCGAACGGCAGGCCACCACGCTGATTCAGATCAAGATCGATAACGGGCCTGAAAGCAGTGGCGTACGCTCTCAGTTTCTTCATCG includes:
- a CDS encoding IS66 family transposase encodes the protein MPTSLNGKHFGAELRRYMLYQYHHCHVTQPLLHEQLREWGIDISVGQVDALLSGGNEDFFAEKDQLLTTGLEVSRYITVDDSGARHQGHNGYVTQIGNDWFAWFASTGSKSRINFLQLLHAGGITYALTPHALTYLSEEHLPKEPLRRLQAYPQMTITGTTAWEAHLDALGITRERHRRIATEGALLGGLIDKGFSLDLVIVSDGAGQFAILLHALCWVHAERLVHKLIPLNDQHRLDQARVRGQIWDLYADLKAYQRDPDPALIPVLEARFETIFTEQTSFATLNQTLKRLHRHKQKLLLVLKRPEIVLHTNGSEGDIRGYVKWRKISGGTRSELGKRCRDGFASLKQTCRKLGISFWDYLGDRIGGHHNIPPLPDIIRERAAATGGAVP
- a CDS encoding IS1595 family transposase: MPINRVQFQPGLSLPSFLAQFGTEAQCQRALEQARWPEGFRCPECGHANAYILRGGTHKLFQCQACRKQTSLIAGTLFQSTHLALTVWFLAIYLISQAKTGLSALALKRQVGVSYRTAWLIQHKLMQARSERDSAYTLAGDVQVDDVYLGGELTGGKAGRGSENKVPFVAAVSLTPEGHPQYAKMTPVPGFTRKAISEWAASNLSPGCLVTSDGLACFNGVTDAGCLHNAIVVGGLKPKDLPEFNWINTILGNLKTSFGGAYHAFDFSKYASRYLATFAYRFNRRFHLDTIHNRLLVAAATIGARSELWLRGAEEAH
- a CDS encoding Druantia anti-phage system protein DruA — protein: MHDITLRAVAPDEEARFKALLEAYHYLGAAAKIGHTLWYVAIWRDQWLALLVLSAAAWKCAARDQWIGWDRRYQFDRLHLIANNARFLILPQWHVPNLASKVLSLCERQVSTDWQTRFGYPLWLLETFVDPRRFTGTCYRAANWLEVGQTRGYRRTRAGYSQQPDGAKRVFVRPLIGQVQARLSDPRLDSQYRYGAPKLMISAQQMRSLPAFFADVPDPRRGQGRRHPLPVVLAISAAAVLCGARGYKAIAAWAKDLSQAARARFGCRYRNGRYEVPSRTRIRDVLTRVDPDALDGALQGWNAQMGAEDEGLAIDGKTMCNAIDAEGRQTHILGVVGHDSKVCHTQKKSVLCLSMAVMN
- a CDS encoding ISAs1 family transposase, encoding MAIPVLDSLDLTDKTLTTDALLTQRTLAEYLIERGAHYVFIAKENQPTLVADIRLLFQARGEPDFRESSDLAHGRIESRAIWTSTALNNYLDFPHVGQVFAIERTTTEKKTDKTSVETVFGVTDHTPESASPKRLLAFNRGHWGVEAHHWILDWNWDEDRCTIRTGHGPENMTRLRRFAAGLIKTKSKDSVAATIEKLARKVRRVFDYLGMTANSMPRAARVAPVG
- a CDS encoding ISAzo13 family transposase, whose amino-acid sequence is MHGCERRAFVAEMTLKYCAGSARKAESLFGWGREMVETGLGEARTGVVCLSAKPLTTGRKRWEENYPEAAADLRRLAEEHAQQEPSFTSTVAFTRLTAAQARQRLRELGYPQEALPARGTLARILNRLGYRLRRVVKAKPKKKIPQTNDIFINIKKKDAANQVLGAKRISVDCKATVKLGPFSRGGLTRGNQRACDHDMGDNGKHPPCGILDEDTGQLTIHFGSSAKTSDFIVDALQAWWERLPLAERQATTLIQIKIDNGPESSGVRSQFLHRIVAWADQINKPIHLLYFPPYHSKYNPIERCWGILELHWNGALLVDTETMLAWARTMTWKGIQPIVNLCTTVYEKGISLTKKAMRAVEARLDRNPDLPKYDILIQPLGAGSFVS